Sequence from the Stenotrophomonas sp. 364 genome:
GCCGCCAACTCAGCCCGCTGACCGGCAGAACGGCATCGCCGCGCCGCACCTGTTGCAGGGCGCGGTCGATGTCCAGGTCCAGCAGGCGCACGGTCTCCATGCGGCCAAGCATAGGGCACCGCGCAACCGCCCCACAGGTGCCGTTGGTCTCCCGCCATGCAACGCGCGCCTGCTCACCGTGCATTGCCGGTGGCGGCGGTAACGTGCCGGTTTCCCCGCCCTCCCACATTCCCATGACCGACCTGCATATCGACCGTCTCGACCACCTGGTGCTCACCGTGGCCGACATCGACGCCACCTGCGATTTCTACCAGCGCGTGCTGGGCATGGCCGTGGAAACCTTCGGCGCGGGGCGCACCGCACTGCGCTTCGGGCTGCAGAAGATCAACCTGCACGCGCATGGCCGCGAGTTCGACCCCAAGGCGTTGCGCCCCACCCCCGGTTCGGCGGACCTGTGCCTGATCACCTACGCCCGCATGGACGAGATCCTGGCCCACCTGCAGGCGCAGCAGGTGGACGTGGAAGACGGCCCGGTGCAGCGCACTGGCGCCACCGGGCCGATCCTGTCGGTGTATTTCCGCGATCCGGATGGCAACCTGATCGAGGTGTCGCGCTACCTGGACTGAGGCAGGAACGGCGCGGCCATCGCCTGCAGCAGGCTGCCCTGTGCGTCGTCGCCGGTCAGCTCCCAGGTGAACACCCCGCGCAGCGCGGCGGACCTGGCGTACGCGGCGCGTATGCCGATCGAGGCCGGGTCTTCATAGCTGATGAAGATCCGTTCGGTCGGGTTGTACAGCCATGGGCTCCGCGCCACCGGATGCCAGTGCCGCTGCCAGCCGGGCGTGTCGAGGAAGTCGCTGCGAATGCGCCGCCAGTCGCCGGCGTCGAACGGCGCGCTGTAAGGCTGGTACAGGCCATCGGCCGAATCGGTGGTTACCCGGAAACCGCGCCCGTAGAACGGCACGCCCAGCACCAGTTTGCTGGCCGGCACGCCCTGCTGCAGGTAATAGGCCACGGCGCCTTCCACGGTGTTCCACCGCCGCTGCGCCGGGCCCAACGGATCCTCGGGCACCTCACGCAGCGGTGCGTTGAAGGTGGACACCGCCGAGAACCCGGTGCCCATGTCATAGCTCATCAGGTTGATGAAATCGAGCCGTTCGCCCAGTTCCCTGAGCTCGTAGCTGCGCGCTGGATCGTAGGCGCCGTCGGTCTGCACGCGGCCGGCCGGCAGCGCGGCGGTCAGCAGCAGGTGCTGGCCACGGGACGTGCCGACCGCATCGAGCTGGCGACGGAATTCCTGCACCAGCAGGGTCATGTTGCGGCGGTCCTGCGGGCGGTCGGTGATGTCGGTCGGGCCGCCATACACCGGGAATTCCCAGTCGATGTCCACGCCGTCGAAACTGCCGCGGTACGTGTCGAAGAACAACGCCACGCAGGACGCAACAAACCGCGCGCGGCTGTGGGCCGTCAACGCCGCGTCGGAGAAGCCGCCGGCGTTCCAGCCGCCGATCGAGATCAGGGTATGCAGCTTCGGATGCGCATGCTTGAGCGCCGCCAGCGCCGTGAAATGCACCTCCGCCTGCGGCCCCACCACGCACCTGCCCGCGTCGATGGTGGCGAATGCGTAGAACAAATGGGTGAGCGTGTCGGCAGGAATGTCCGCGACCGGATAGCGTTCGGCCGAGCCGCCCGGGTAGTACGCCCCGATCACCTTCGACGCGGGTTCGGCGGCGGACGCGGCGAGCGACAGCGCCGCGGCGGCGCAGGCGGCAAGAACGGCAAGGCGCTGACGGAACATGCAGACTCCAGACGGGTCGATGGCCGGGCCACGTTAGCAAATGCATACGCGTGCGACGACGGTAGTGCAGGCCTTTTGACGCGATGTCCGGCGAAGTCGTCCAGCGGACACCTGCGCGCCGGCGGCATCTGCCAACGCAGTGTCGCGCAGGTCAATCGCGGCACCGGGCAAGGCCCACTGATGTCCTGTCGCTCCACGATGGCGTGCCGCTGCGACAGGCGACGGTGCGCCTGGATTCGGCCTATCCTGCGCACATGACCGATACTTCCGATCCACGCGACACCGCACCGGACACCGCCGCCAGGGACGCGCTGGAAGCGCGCGCCTACGATGCCTTCGACCACGGCCAGCTGAAGCAGGCCAGTGCACTGTTCGGCGAACTGACCACGCTGGCGCCCGAGGTTCCGTACCTGCATTACATGCGCGGCCTTGCCCACAAGTACCTGCGCGACTGGCCCGCCGCGCTGCAGCATGCTTTGCGCGCGCAGGCGCTGCATGGGTCGGCCGACGACGCCAGTGCGTGGAATGCCGGCATCGCCGCGACCGCTCTGGGCGACTGGGCCGAAGCGCGCCGGCAGTGGACGCGGTGCGGCATTGGCATTCCCGACGGCGACGGTCCGATCGAACACGATTTCGGCCTGGTCAGCATCCGCCTCAATCCCTGGGGCAATGGTGAGACCGTGTTTGCACGTCGCATCGATGTGGTGCGCGCGCGGTTGTTGAATGTGCCCCTGCCGGAAACCGGCCACCGTCTGTTCGACATCGTGTTGCATGACGGCGCCAAGACCGGCGAGCGCGCGCTGGATGACGGCACGGTGCCGGTGTTCAACGCCCTGCAGATCCTGCAGCGCTCGGACCACCGCACTTTCGTGGCCTTCATCCGCTGCCCGTCTGCCGACGACCTGGACGAGCTGCAGCAGGCCGAACTGCCCGGCATCGGCTACGTGGAAGACTGGACCGCGTCGCTCGTGACGCTGTGCCTGCGGTGCAGCTATGGCGTCGGCCACCACCGGGGCGATGCGGCCGACACCGACCACGATGAAGGCGGCGCCAGCAACGATGACTGGCAGGTCGAACGCAACCTGGGCATCGGCGCGCAGGGCAAGGCGGCGGTGGAGCGGCTGCTGGCCAACTGGGTGGCCGCGGGGCCGGGGCGCAGCGTCGATGCGATCGAGAGCCCGCCATGCGAGGAAAGTGCACCGGAAGAAGGCACGGTGTGGTGGCGGGGTGTGGGCGACGATGAGGACGAGAGCCAGGCGTAGGCGCCTGCCTGGAGAGTATCGTCGGCCGGGTTACAGACCGACGGGCACAAAAAAGCGGGCCGAAGCCCGCTTTTTTGTTGTTCGAAGTCGTGAGGCGCAGGGGTGAGGACCAACGGTCCCCACCTGCCGCGCCACCGGCCCGGCCGATTACTCGGCGACGGCGCCTTCGCCTTCTTCGACGGCCTTCATCGACAGGCGGATACGGCCCTGCTTGTCGACTTCCAGCACCTTGACCTTGACCACATCGCCTTCCTTCAGCACGTCGCCGACCTTCTCGACGCGGTCGCTGGAGATCTGCGACACGTGCACCAGGCCATCCTTGCCCGGCAGGATGGTGACGAACGCACCGAAGTCCATGATCTTGGCGACCTTGCCTTCGTAGATGCGGCCCGGCTCGACGTCCGAGGTGATCTGCTCGATGCGGGCCTTGGCGGCCTGCGCAGCGATGGCATTGACCGACGCGATGACGATGGTGCCGTCATCCTGGATGTCGATCTGGGTGCCGGTTTCCTTGGTGATGGCCTGGATGGTCGAACCACCCTTGCCGATCACTTCGCGGATCTTGTCCGGGTGGATCTTGATGGTCAGCAGGCGCGGCGCGTAGTCCGACAGCTCCTGGCGCGGGGCGGTCAGGCCGTGGGCCATTTCGCCCAGGATGTGCAGACGGCCAGCCTTGGCCTGCTGCAGAGCCTGCTTCATGATCTCTTCGGTGATGCCTTCGATCTTGATGTCCATCTGCAGGGCGGAGATGCCCTCAGCGGTACCGGCGACCTTGAAGTCCATGTCACCCAGGTGATCTTCGTCACCCAGGATGTCGGACAGGACGACGAAGCGCTCGCCTTCCTTGACCAGACCCATGGCGATACCGGCCACCGGCGACTTGACCGGCACGCCGGCGTCCATCAGGGCCAGCGAGGAACCGCAGACCGAGGCCATCGACGAGGAGCCGTTGGATTCGGTGATTTCCGACACCACACGGATCGTGTACGGGAAGGATTCCAGCGACGGCATCACTGCCAGCACGCCGCGCTTTGCGAGGCGGCCGTGGCCGATTTCGCGACGCTTCGGGCCCATCATGCGGCCGGTCTCACCCACCGAGTAGGGGGGGAAGTTGTAATGGAACAGGAAGTTGTCCTTGTACTCACCGGACACGGCGTCGATCACCTGACCGTCGCGGGCGGTGCCCAGCGTGATGGTCACGATGGCCTGCGTTTCACCGCGGGTGAACAGCGACGAACCATGGGTACGCGGCAGGATGCCGGTCTTCACCGAGATCGGGCGGACGGTGTCCAGCGCACGGCCGTCGATGCGGACCTTGGTGTCCAGCACCGAGTTGCGCATGGTGCTGTATTCCAGCTCGCCGAATTCCTTCGACAGCTCGGCCGGGTTCCAGCCTTCAGCGGCCACGCGGCCAGCCAGCGACTCGACCACGTCCTTCTTGATCGCCGAGATGGCGTCGCGACGCTGCAGCTTGTCGCGCACCTGGAAGGCTTCGCCCAGACGCGGGCCGATGGCTTCCTGCAGGGCGCTGATCAGCACCTCGTTCTTGGCCGGGGCAACCCAGGTGGACGGCTTGGTGCCGGCTTCCACGGTCAGCTCGTTGATCGCGTTGATGACCTTCTGCATTTCGCGGTGACCGAAGGTCACGGCGCCCAGCATCACGTCTTCGGACAGCAGCGCGGCTTCGGATTCCACCATCAGCACGGCGTTGGCGGTACCGGCGACAACCAGTTCCAGCTCCGAATCCTTCAGTTCGGTCACGGTCGGGTTGAGGATGTACTCACCGTTCTTGTAACCCACCTTGGCAGCGGCGATCGGACCCTTGAACGGGGTGCCGGCCAGCGACAGTGCAGCCGAGGCGCCGATCAGCGCGGCGATGTCGCCGTCGATGTCCGGGTTCAGCGACATCACGGTGGCGATGATCTGAACTTCGTTCTTGTAGTCTTCCGGGAACAGCGGGCGGATCGGACGATCGATCAGGCGCGAAATCAGCGTCTCTTTTTCGGTCGCGCGGCCTTCGCGCTTGAAGAAGCCACCCGGGATACGGCCACCGGCGTAGAACTTCTCCTGGTAGTCACAGGTCAGGGGGAAGAAGTCCTGGCCCTCACGCGCGCTCTTGGCAGCCACGGCGGAGACCAGCAGCACGGTGTCGTCGAACTTGACGATGACGGCGCCACCGGCCTGGCGGGCGATTTCGCCGGTCTCAAGCGTGACGGTGTGCTTGCCGTACTGGAAGGTTTTGGTGATTTTTGCCACGGGGGATGTCCTTGGGATGATGCTTTCTTCGAATGGACCGCGGGCGACCCTTGCCGCCGACGGGTGACCGGTTGTCCGGCCCAGGCGTTTGATGCGGTACTACCAAAACAAAACCGCGGCGCATTCCTGCGCCGCGGTTGGGATTCCTGCTTAGCGACGCAGGCCGAGCTTTTCGATCAGGGCCTTGTAACGCGGAGCGTCTTTCTTCTTCAGGTAGTCGAGCAGGCTGCGGCGGCGGTTGACCATCTGCAGCAGACCGCGGCGGCTGTGGTGATCCTTCTTGTGGGTCTTGAAGTGGCCGGTCAGCAGTTCGATGCGGGCGGTCAGCAGGGCGACCTGGACTTCCGGGGAGCCGGTGTCGGTGGCGCTGCGCTTGTTGTCTTCAATGACCTTCTGGGTGTCGATCGACATATCAGTTTTCTCTTGGATGCGTGGCCCGCAGAAACGTCCCATTGACGTACCGCGTGACTCGCCGTGAACGAAAGGATGAACCCGCAGAACGCGGGAAGCCTGAAAAGGCCGCGAAATTGTAACGGGCGCAGCCCGCCGGGACAAGGACCGGCTGCGCCGGGGTCAGCCCTGCCCGGCCAGGTTGAAGCGCCGCTGCGGCCCCAGCCGGCCGTTCTCGTCGACCTGGCCCAGGCCCTGGATGGCCTCGTCCGGGCCATACACCACCACCGTGCCCTGGGCCCAGGACGGGTCGCGCAGGCGCTGGCCGACGCAGAAGCGCGGGGTCTGTTCAGCGTCCAGGGTAACCCGCGGATAGTGCGCCAGCCCGGCGTCCAGTGGCAGCAACAGGGCATCGATGGCCGCCTCGTCGCCCTGCTCCACCAACGTCCGCAAGGTGTCCAGGGACACCATCGGCGCGTCGCGGAAGGGATCCACCCACAGCCGGCGCAGGCCGGCGATGTGCGCCCCACAGCCCAGCGTTTCGCCGAGGTCGCGTGCCAGGCTGCGGATATAGGTGCCTGAACCGCAGGTCACGCGCAGGCGCAGCCGGGTCGGTTGCTGCTCCAGCACCTCGATGGCGTGCACCTCCACCTGGCGCTCCGGTGCCTCGATGACCTCGCCACGGCGCGCTTTCAGGTACAAGGGTTCGCCGCCCTGCTTG
This genomic interval carries:
- a CDS encoding VOC family protein, whose translation is MHIDRLDHLVLTVADIDATCDFYQRVLGMAVETFGAGRTALRFGLQKINLHAHGREFDPKALRPTPGSADLCLITYARMDEILAHLQAQQVDVEDGPVQRTGATGPILSVYFRDPDGNLIEVSRYLD
- a CDS encoding glycoside hydrolase family 18 protein → MFRQRLAVLAACAAAALSLAASAAEPASKVIGAYYPGGSAERYPVADIPADTLTHLFYAFATIDAGRCVVGPQAEVHFTALAALKHAHPKLHTLISIGGWNAGGFSDAALTAHSRARFVASCVALFFDTYRGSFDGVDIDWEFPVYGGPTDITDRPQDRRNMTLLVQEFRRQLDAVGTSRGQHLLLTAALPAGRVQTDGAYDPARSYELRELGERLDFINLMSYDMGTGFSAVSTFNAPLREVPEDPLGPAQRRWNTVEGAVAYYLQQGVPASKLVLGVPFYGRGFRVTTDSADGLYQPYSAPFDAGDWRRIRSDFLDTPGWQRHWHPVARSPWLYNPTERIFISYEDPASIGIRAAYARSAALRGVFTWELTGDDAQGSLLQAMAAPFLPQSR
- the pnp gene encoding polyribonucleotide nucleotidyltransferase, with the translated sequence MAKITKTFQYGKHTVTLETGEIARQAGGAVIVKFDDTVLLVSAVAAKSAREGQDFFPLTCDYQEKFYAGGRIPGGFFKREGRATEKETLISRLIDRPIRPLFPEDYKNEVQIIATVMSLNPDIDGDIAALIGASAALSLAGTPFKGPIAAAKVGYKNGEYILNPTVTELKDSELELVVAGTANAVLMVESEAALLSEDVMLGAVTFGHREMQKVINAINELTVEAGTKPSTWVAPAKNEVLISALQEAIGPRLGEAFQVRDKLQRRDAISAIKKDVVESLAGRVAAEGWNPAELSKEFGELEYSTMRNSVLDTKVRIDGRALDTVRPISVKTGILPRTHGSSLFTRGETQAIVTITLGTARDGQVIDAVSGEYKDNFLFHYNFPPYSVGETGRMMGPKRREIGHGRLAKRGVLAVMPSLESFPYTIRVVSEITESNGSSSMASVCGSSLALMDAGVPVKSPVAGIAMGLVKEGERFVVLSDILGDEDHLGDMDFKVAGTAEGISALQMDIKIEGITEEIMKQALQQAKAGRLHILGEMAHGLTAPRQELSDYAPRLLTIKIHPDKIREVIGKGGSTIQAITKETGTQIDIQDDGTIVIASVNAIAAQAAKARIEQITSDVEPGRIYEGKVAKIMDFGAFVTILPGKDGLVHVSQISSDRVEKVGDVLKEGDVVKVKVLEVDKQGRIRLSMKAVEEGEGAVAE
- the rpsO gene encoding 30S ribosomal protein S15, producing MSIDTQKVIEDNKRSATDTGSPEVQVALLTARIELLTGHFKTHKKDHHSRRGLLQMVNRRRSLLDYLKKKDAPRYKALIEKLGLRR
- the truB gene encoding tRNA pseudouridine(55) synthase TruB; the encoded protein is MAPRITFRRLDGILLLDKPGGMSSNAALQIARRLYRAEKGGHTGSLDPLATGLLPLCFGEATKIAGLLLGSAKAYDAEVVLGQTTDTDDSDGAVLRERPVPAISADALEAALAPLKGRILQRAPIYSALKQGGEPLYLKARRGEVIEAPERQVEVHAIEVLEQQPTRLRLRVTCGSGTYIRSLARDLGETLGCGAHIAGLRRLWVDPFRDAPMVSLDTLRTLVEQGDEAAIDALLLPLDAGLAHYPRVTLDAEQTPRFCVGQRLRDPSWAQGTVVVYGPDEAIQGLGQVDENGRLGPQRRFNLAGQG